Proteins encoded together in one Sulfuricurvum sp. window:
- a CDS encoding helix-turn-helix domain-containing protein — MMFEAQLLEAMKNIQKQLDSALNEISELKGLFHSDYVTVAEVAVMKGVSEEAIRKKIRNGDIDPKFDIRKTGRTTYIKRTAIEKITVRKSA; from the coding sequence ATGATGTTTGAAGCGCAGCTCCTTGAAGCTATGAAAAATATACAGAAACAACTTGATTCCGCCCTCAATGAAATATCCGAATTAAAAGGGCTGTTTCATAGCGATTATGTAACGGTTGCGGAAGTGGCCGTTATGAAAGGGGTAAGTGAAGAAGCAATCCGAAAGAAGATCCGGAACGGAGATATCGATCCGAAATTTGATATCCGAAAAACAGGGAGAACGACATATATCAAACGTACAGCAATAGAGAAGATCACAGTTCGTAAAAGCGCTTAA
- a CDS encoding MW1434 family type I TA system toxin, producing the protein MQQYIGTKIINAKPMNRLEYNQFRGWELPADENGADEVFLVEYVDGGQANTSEFAGYISWSPSEVFENAYKSSGNLSIGDAIVYLGKGYTVTRKIWKEQNLYLRQIEIDGVTSIVLIAKDDNHMQVFHAQHHDLIANDYVINF; encoded by the coding sequence ATGCAGCAGTATATTGGGACAAAAATTATTAATGCAAAACCTATGAATCGGTTGGAATACAATCAGTTTCGTGGGTGGGAGTTGCCCGCTGATGAAAATGGGGCTGATGAGGTGTTTTTGGTTGAGTATGTCGATGGAGGGCAAGCAAATACCTCTGAATTTGCTGGGTATATTTCATGGTCTCCCTCTGAAGTGTTTGAAAATGCTTATAAATCTTCGGGGAATTTGTCTATAGGCGATGCTATTGTATATCTTGGAAAAGGGTATACAGTCACACGTAAAATATGGAAAGAGCAAAATTTATACCTTCGTCAGATTGAAATCGATGGCGTTACATCTATAGTACTTATTGCTAAGGATGATAATCATATGCAAGTATTTCATGCCCAACATCATGATTTAATTGCTAATGATTATGTAATTAATTTTTAA
- a CDS encoding tyrosine-type recombinase/integrase — protein MALDTIPRPQSTGKNGGDMSAYKYCRSRDGFVHLDVIVDGKRFRRSTGRPDTPANLKYVDKNWQSEVDRILKKGQAEVIEEGEITVEKYGYKSLHANRIDRKDTTNTDYRQGFEKHIIPIFGNIPISKVKQSDLKAWQTYLKEEKKLSGKRIHAISTVFQGIMRDAVNDELITKSPFYGMKGVSRAAMKEITPFTFDEVRYILSNAEGWFKNWLAVAFFTGMRTGEINALSWEDISIHSGKIIVRKTMTRGVMSTTKTGTIREIDMLPPVLEALKEQFKITGLKGESVFYSRWTQEAFTNTSTLGRYHFKPLLKRLLLGDRNIYQTRHTFATMMISKGEDITWVSKMLGHSNPAITLSVYTKYREDQSVKRASFLDQVDVFKSADKSRECHVSVTQSDSDKLLKIS, from the coding sequence ATGGCATTGGATACAATTCCTCGCCCACAAAGCACCGGCAAGAATGGAGGCGACATGAGCGCATACAAGTATTGCCGATCTCGTGATGGCTTTGTCCATCTCGATGTTATCGTGGATGGTAAACGGTTCCGTAGAAGTACGGGTCGGCCTGATACCCCCGCGAATTTAAAATATGTTGATAAAAACTGGCAGTCCGAAGTTGATCGGATTTTGAAAAAAGGCCAAGCAGAAGTGATCGAAGAGGGTGAAATAACTGTTGAAAAATACGGGTATAAATCCCTTCACGCAAATCGTATCGACCGTAAAGATACAACCAATACCGATTATAGGCAGGGGTTTGAAAAACACATCATTCCTATTTTCGGAAATATACCGATATCCAAGGTCAAACAATCCGATCTTAAAGCATGGCAAACCTACCTCAAGGAAGAAAAGAAACTATCCGGGAAGAGGATACATGCTATCAGTACTGTTTTTCAAGGAATTATGCGGGATGCAGTGAATGATGAGCTGATTACTAAGAGCCCTTTTTATGGAATGAAAGGGGTTTCAAGAGCTGCTATGAAAGAGATTACCCCATTTACTTTTGACGAAGTACGGTATATTTTATCGAATGCAGAGGGATGGTTCAAAAATTGGCTTGCGGTAGCATTTTTTACAGGGATGCGTACCGGGGAGATCAATGCATTAAGCTGGGAAGATATCAGCATTCATTCCGGAAAAATAATAGTCCGAAAAACAATGACTCGCGGTGTTATGAGTACAACTAAAACCGGAACAATACGAGAGATAGATATGCTTCCGCCAGTATTGGAAGCATTGAAAGAGCAGTTTAAAATCACCGGTTTAAAAGGTGAAAGTGTATTTTACAGTAGATGGACTCAAGAAGCCTTTACAAATACAAGTACACTCGGAAGATATCATTTTAAGCCGTTGTTAAAACGGTTATTACTTGGTGATCGTAACATCTACCAAACACGACATACCTTTGCAACGATGATGATCAGCAAGGGTGAGGATATTACTTGGGTCAGTAAGATGCTGGGGCATTCAAACCCTGCTATCACGCTGAGTGTTTATACCAAGTATCGGGAGGATCAGTCGGTCAAGAGAGCGTCATTTCTTGATCAGGTGGACGTTTTTAAATCTGCTGATAAGTCACGTGAGTGTCACGTATCTGTCACGCAGAGTGATTCTGATAAATTATTAAAGATATCTTAA
- the ccsA gene encoding cytochrome c biogenesis protein CcsA yields the protein MNKILSLLSSMKTMAVLMLIFAVSIGYATFIENDYGTMTAKADVYNARWFEALLGLLALNLVLNIINFNMARKAKLLVFTFHASFLIILVGAAVTRYVGYEGTMHIREGEQSDVLVSSEPYVTFNVTKGDKTYPFKEQLYLSKRSSNHFERVLDAGGEKIKVNLNNYMGDASYEAVADPKGEPIFKLMVTGAGGAQQVSLKRGEFIEANDVVIDFDSNKTFEKPVVALSVEGDKAYIDTPNSLNTLSMDTQQNSSLASGKHEMTKRTLFQTAQSGFVLRDFFSKASMQLVSKPTKGKGPMMQQGAQDALTLSFMIGDKKATAVVMGTPGDVGDPERVTLGDTVIDTSYGSIERKLPVAIKLRDFQLERYPGSMSPASYASEVTVIDPIKQSKFDFRIYMNHILDYEGYRFFQSSFDQDELGTVLSVNHDPGTLITYIGYLLLAIGLFGVLIVRNGRFNALSEKLKKMDSQKIVASLALAVMALSTTNAVAADENNPVVQTAKAFDKAHADKFGHLIIQDAGGRMKPIDTLSHEILAKLNRNDTFMGLTSNQVVLGMILRPDAWREIAMIRTGDKEVNKLIGLPADAKTAAFSQFFDVPDQISGYKLAALVDEANRKAPGKRDKFDKALMQVDERVNVAYMVYTGSLMRMWPVPNDKNHKWDATIEALQSMPPKESEVIRLLAIGYFSAIDEATKSGDWSKADDALSRIDKYQRFVGASVYPNDAKVKIEIFYNHANIFEQLWPLYFIVGFILLILSFIKILKPGFSAEWLRKISFGFLIGFFLAHTAGLIMRWYIAGHAPWSNGYESMIYIGWASVLAGFIFSRKSLMTMAATSIMTGLILFVAHLNWMDPQVTNLVPVLQSYWLAIHVAMITASYGFLGLGALLGMITLILFILKKPHNEDRLNLAIKELNAINEMSLIFGLVLLTVGNFLGGVWANESWGRYWGWDPKETWALVTILVYAVVIHIRFIKGLYTDYAYSVISLLAFTSVLMTYFGVNYYLAGMHSYAKGDPVPVPDFVPWTYAVIAIVIAMAYPKRATK from the coding sequence ATGAATAAAATTCTCTCACTCTTGAGCTCCATGAAAACCATGGCGGTTCTTATGCTCATTTTTGCCGTATCGATCGGCTATGCTACCTTTATTGAAAACGATTACGGCACGATGACTGCGAAAGCGGATGTTTACAATGCCCGTTGGTTTGAAGCTCTATTAGGTCTTTTAGCCCTTAACCTCGTTTTGAATATTATTAATTTTAACATGGCTCGAAAAGCTAAACTCTTAGTGTTTACGTTTCATGCCTCGTTCTTGATCATCTTAGTCGGTGCAGCGGTAACGCGTTATGTCGGGTATGAGGGGACAATGCATATCCGTGAAGGGGAACAGAGCGATGTTTTGGTCAGTTCTGAACCATACGTGACATTCAATGTTACCAAAGGGGATAAAACGTATCCGTTTAAAGAACAGTTGTACCTTTCCAAACGCAGTTCTAATCATTTTGAACGTGTATTGGATGCGGGCGGCGAAAAGATCAAGGTTAATCTGAATAACTATATGGGGGATGCCAGTTATGAAGCGGTAGCCGATCCTAAGGGTGAGCCGATTTTCAAACTGATGGTTACCGGTGCAGGCGGTGCACAGCAGGTATCGCTTAAACGCGGTGAATTTATTGAAGCGAACGATGTCGTAATCGATTTTGATTCGAATAAAACATTCGAAAAACCGGTTGTCGCACTGAGTGTTGAAGGAGATAAAGCCTATATCGATACTCCGAATTCTCTAAACACGCTCAGCATGGATACGCAGCAAAACTCGAGTTTGGCTTCAGGCAAACATGAAATGACGAAGCGTACCCTTTTCCAAACGGCGCAAAGTGGATTCGTATTGCGTGATTTCTTCTCGAAAGCATCAATGCAGCTGGTTTCAAAACCTACCAAAGGAAAAGGTCCTATGATGCAGCAAGGTGCACAGGACGCTTTGACATTGAGTTTTATGATCGGAGATAAAAAAGCGACGGCTGTCGTCATGGGGACACCGGGTGATGTGGGCGATCCTGAACGTGTAACGTTGGGTGATACCGTGATTGATACATCATACGGATCGATCGAACGTAAACTCCCTGTAGCAATCAAACTGCGCGACTTTCAGCTTGAGCGCTATCCAGGCTCCATGTCACCTGCATCGTATGCGAGTGAAGTGACGGTTATTGATCCGATCAAACAATCCAAATTCGATTTCCGTATCTATATGAACCATATTCTCGATTATGAAGGGTACCGTTTCTTCCAATCGTCATTCGATCAGGATGAGCTCGGTACGGTCCTTTCCGTCAATCATGATCCGGGGACTTTGATCACCTATATCGGTTATTTATTGCTTGCTATCGGATTGTTTGGGGTATTGATTGTCAGAAACGGCCGTTTCAACGCACTCAGTGAGAAACTCAAAAAAATGGATTCACAAAAAATCGTTGCATCATTGGCATTAGCGGTGATGGCGCTTTCAACAACAAACGCGGTAGCGGCGGATGAGAATAATCCGGTCGTTCAAACGGCAAAAGCGTTTGATAAAGCGCATGCGGACAAATTCGGTCATTTGATTATCCAAGATGCCGGCGGTCGTATGAAACCGATCGATACCCTTTCTCATGAGATTTTGGCCAAACTCAATCGTAATGACACGTTTATGGGATTGACGTCCAATCAAGTCGTTTTGGGGATGATACTTCGTCCTGATGCATGGCGTGAAATTGCTATGATCCGTACGGGAGACAAGGAAGTCAATAAACTGATCGGACTCCCTGCGGATGCAAAAACAGCGGCTTTCTCACAATTCTTTGACGTACCGGATCAAATCAGCGGGTATAAATTAGCCGCTTTGGTGGATGAAGCCAACCGTAAAGCACCTGGGAAACGGGATAAATTTGACAAAGCATTAATGCAGGTCGACGAACGGGTCAATGTCGCATACATGGTGTATACCGGATCATTGATGCGCATGTGGCCGGTACCGAATGATAAAAATCATAAATGGGATGCTACGATCGAGGCATTGCAAAGCATGCCGCCGAAAGAGTCGGAAGTTATCCGATTGTTGGCAATCGGCTATTTCAGCGCCATCGATGAAGCGACAAAAAGCGGTGACTGGTCCAAAGCGGATGACGCGCTCTCTCGAATCGATAAGTATCAACGCTTCGTAGGTGCAAGTGTTTATCCGAACGACGCTAAAGTGAAAATCGAGATTTTCTATAACCATGCGAATATTTTTGAACAATTGTGGCCGCTCTATTTTATTGTCGGATTTATACTTTTGATCTTATCGTTTATCAAAATTCTCAAACCCGGGTTCAGTGCAGAATGGCTTCGCAAGATTTCGTTCGGTTTCTTGATCGGGTTCTTTTTAGCCCATACTGCCGGATTGATTATGCGTTGGTATATCGCGGGTCATGCTCCGTGGTCAAACGGATATGAATCGATGATCTATATCGGGTGGGCGAGTGTGTTGGCCGGATTCATCTTCTCTCGCAAATCGTTAATGACGATGGCGGCTACGTCTATCATGACGGGGCTTATCCTCTTCGTCGCTCATCTCAACTGGATGGATCCGCAGGTGACCAATCTGGTACCGGTACTCCAATCGTACTGGCTGGCTATTCACGTTGCCATGATTACGGCGAGTTACGGATTCTTGGGTCTTGGAGCGTTGTTGGGGATGATTACCCTCATCCTCTTTATTCTCAAAAAACCGCATAATGAAGATCGTTTGAATCTTGCGATCAAAGAACTTAACGCGATCAATGAGATGAGTTTGATTTTTGGTTTGGTACTCTTGACCGTCGGTAACTTCCTCGGAGGGGTCTGGGCGAATGAGAGCTGGGGCCGTTATTGGGGATGGGACCCGAAAGAGACTTGGGCCTTGGTAACGATTCTGGTCTATGCCGTCGTGATCCATATCCGATTTATCAAAGGTCTTTATACCGACTATGCGTACAGTGTTATCTCCCTGTTGGCATTTACCTCGGTATTGATGACCTATTTCGGGGTCAACTATTATCTCGCCGGTATGCACTCGTATGCCAAAGGCGATCCGGTTCCGGTACCTGATTTCGTTCCGTGGACATATGCGGTCATTGCCATCGTAATCGCGATGGCGTATCCGAAGCGAGCGACTAAATAG
- the zwf gene encoding glucose-6-phosphate dehydrogenase has product MASMDNVCDIIIFGGHGDLSFRKLIPALYHLSNDGYLSHESRIVIVTRQHLSDEEHEVLVRTKLEEFLGEGAFVESKFQRFLSQLYMATVDFDNEESYTGLKSLLDLYPERERVNYLSTAPDFFATICKMLKTRNLISPQSRVVLEKPIGRDLVSSRAINVEVLKYFEERQIYRIDHYLGKDTVQNIMALRFSNRFFMPLWDANNIDHVQITVSESVGVEGRWGYYDEYGAMRDMIQNHLMQLLCLIAMEPPCSLEADSVRDEKVKVLRSLRPMSPADIEKKTVRAQYTPGSIDGKPVPGYREGTGMAESTTETFAAVRVDIDNWRWNGVPFYLRSGKRMSKRNSEIVIQFKTIPYSIFANKGSCISQNKLVISLQPKESIQLKLMNKIPGLSDQMRLQQVELELNSPINEARKPEAYERLLLDVIRSNPTLFMRLDEVEAAWKWADVILQGWADNVVPMKKYPAGSDGPSASIQLVVQDGVNWNGE; this is encoded by the coding sequence ATGGCAAGTATGGACAATGTATGTGACATCATTATTTTTGGCGGGCACGGGGATCTTTCATTCCGAAAATTGATTCCGGCATTGTACCATCTGAGCAATGACGGTTATCTATCACACGAGAGCCGGATCGTTATCGTAACGCGGCAGCATTTGAGCGATGAAGAGCATGAAGTATTGGTACGCACCAAATTGGAGGAGTTTTTAGGGGAGGGGGCATTTGTAGAATCCAAGTTTCAACGTTTCCTGTCGCAGCTCTATATGGCGACGGTCGATTTTGATAACGAAGAGAGCTACACGGGGCTTAAGTCCCTCCTCGATCTTTATCCTGAGCGGGAGCGGGTCAATTATCTCTCTACTGCCCCCGATTTTTTTGCAACGATCTGCAAAATGCTCAAGACGCGGAATCTCATCTCACCACAAAGCCGTGTCGTACTTGAAAAACCGATCGGAAGAGACTTGGTCTCTTCACGGGCAATCAATGTCGAAGTGTTGAAATACTTTGAGGAGAGACAGATTTACCGTATCGATCACTATCTGGGTAAAGATACGGTTCAAAATATCATGGCTCTGCGCTTTTCGAACCGATTTTTTATGCCGTTGTGGGATGCGAACAACATCGATCACGTACAGATCACCGTCTCCGAGAGTGTCGGGGTTGAGGGGCGATGGGGATACTATGATGAATACGGTGCGATGCGTGATATGATCCAAAATCACCTGATGCAGCTGCTGTGCCTGATTGCGATGGAACCGCCGTGTTCGTTGGAAGCGGACAGCGTGCGTGATGAGAAGGTGAAAGTGCTTCGCTCTTTGCGTCCGATGAGTCCTGCGGATATTGAGAAAAAAACAGTCCGTGCGCAGTACACACCGGGATCGATTGACGGTAAGCCCGTACCGGGCTATCGGGAAGGGACGGGAATGGCTGAGAGTACGACCGAAACGTTTGCTGCCGTTCGTGTCGATATCGATAACTGGCGATGGAACGGAGTCCCGTTTTATCTCCGGAGCGGGAAACGGATGTCCAAGCGAAATTCGGAAATCGTGATTCAGTTTAAGACGATTCCGTACTCCATATTTGCTAACAAAGGGAGCTGCATTTCTCAAAACAAGCTGGTGATCTCGCTTCAGCCCAAAGAGAGTATCCAGCTAAAGCTTATGAATAAAATTCCGGGATTGAGCGATCAAATGCGGCTTCAACAGGTTGAATTGGAGTTGAACTCACCGATTAACGAAGCACGAAAACCCGAAGCCTATGAGCGGCTTCTCCTCGATGTCATCCGCTCCAATCCGACTCTTTTCATGCGGCTGGATGAAGTGGAAGCGGCGTGGAAGTGGGCCGACGTGATACTGCAAGGGTGGGCAGATAATGTTGTTCCGATGAAAAAATATCCGGCAGGTTCCGATGGGCCGAGTGCGTCGATTCAGCTGGTAGTGCAAGACGGGGTAAACTGGAATGGTGAATAG
- the pgl gene encoding 6-phosphogluconolactonase, translating to MVNRHLFTHSDELLSALCTAIVANLEETISKKGSAVLLVSGGSTPKPLFKRLSETPIAWENVRIGLCDERWVSPEHIDSNEKSVRELLLRAYASKARFIGLYCSGMSADEAQDVCSKRVKSELWSIDVCVLGMGDDGHTASLFPHNPKLLEGLEEKNENLCIAITPETAPHPRMSLTFSAIISAENLYLHFEGEKKRLVFNEALHGDDTEAMPIRAFLHQEIKDIEVYYA from the coding sequence ATGGTGAATAGACATCTCTTTACTCATTCGGATGAACTGCTCAGTGCCTTGTGCACAGCGATTGTTGCTAATTTGGAAGAGACGATCTCGAAAAAAGGAAGTGCGGTGCTGCTCGTATCCGGAGGAAGCACTCCAAAACCTTTGTTCAAACGTCTCAGCGAAACGCCTATTGCATGGGAAAACGTCCGTATCGGTTTGTGTGATGAGCGGTGGGTGAGTCCTGAACACATCGACAGCAATGAAAAATCGGTGCGGGAACTGTTGTTGAGAGCGTATGCTTCAAAAGCCCGGTTTATAGGGTTGTATTGTAGCGGTATGAGTGCGGATGAAGCACAGGATGTATGCTCAAAGAGGGTAAAAAGCGAGTTATGGTCTATCGACGTGTGCGTTTTAGGGATGGGGGATGATGGACATACGGCATCGTTGTTTCCGCATAATCCCAAACTTTTGGAAGGATTGGAGGAGAAGAATGAAAATCTCTGTATCGCAATCACACCCGAAACGGCTCCTCATCCGAGAATGAGTTTAACGTTTTCAGCTATTATAAGTGCTGAAAATCTCTATCTTCACTTCGAAGGGGAGAAAAAACGTTTGGTTTTTAATGAGGCGCTGCACGGAGACGATACGGAAGCGATGCCGATCCGTGCATTTTTGCATCAAGAGATTAAGGATATAGAGGTCTATTATGCATGA
- the edd gene encoding phosphogluconate dehydratase, producing the protein MHEVIRNVTDRIIERSAPTRALYLERIRAASVHGVNRQRLGCSNLAHAMAPMNEREKNALSHMTQPNIGIVTAYNDMLSAHEPYKLYPALIKRTLMDLGATAQVAGGVPAMCDGVTQSQPGMELSLFSRDNIAMGTAIALSHNVYDGALYLGICDKIVPGLLIGALAFGHLPALFVPAGPMPSGISNAEKAKIRQGYAIGAVSEDALLKAEAASYHSSGTCTFYGTANSNQMLLEMMGLQLPNGSFVNTNTPLREALTQEAARTLLTLIEGRGEYKPIGGLIDERSFVNAIVGLMATGGSTNHTIHLIAMAKAAGIWLNWDDFDAISKVTPLLCRMYPNGQADVNHFRDAGGMSVVISQLLEGGLVHSDVETVVGRGLERYIVEPSISNGAFGFMSGARLSRNKEVISSVAEPFSDEGGLKLLCGNLGRSIIKTSALKPAGYLIEADAIVFESQEELQSAFKRGELERDFIAVVRFQGPKANGMPELHGLMPPLGLLQDRGFHVAVVTDGRMSGASGKVPSAIHLTPEAAKGGILAKVMNGDRMRLDVENGTLELLVSAEELESRTLLHPDLSGNRHGFGRELFSTIRASVSSAEEGGSIFDTVGKERG; encoded by the coding sequence ATGCATGAAGTTATCCGAAACGTCACCGACCGAATCATTGAACGCTCCGCACCCACGCGAGCTCTTTATCTTGAACGAATAAGAGCTGCATCCGTCCACGGAGTCAATCGTCAGCGTTTGGGGTGCAGTAATCTCGCCCATGCGATGGCACCGATGAATGAGAGAGAAAAAAACGCACTTTCCCATATGACACAACCTAATATCGGGATTGTTACGGCATACAACGATATGCTCTCCGCGCATGAGCCGTACAAACTCTATCCGGCGTTGATCAAACGGACACTGATGGATTTGGGTGCTACCGCACAGGTAGCAGGAGGAGTTCCTGCAATGTGTGATGGAGTTACGCAGTCGCAACCGGGAATGGAACTGAGTCTTTTCAGCCGCGATAATATTGCGATGGGGACTGCGATAGCCCTTTCGCATAACGTCTATGACGGAGCATTGTATCTGGGGATATGCGATAAAATCGTTCCCGGATTATTGATCGGAGCATTGGCGTTCGGTCATCTTCCCGCACTGTTTGTTCCGGCCGGTCCGATGCCCTCTGGGATCAGCAATGCCGAAAAAGCGAAAATCCGTCAAGGATATGCCATAGGGGCAGTGAGTGAAGATGCACTGCTCAAAGCCGAAGCGGCGTCGTACCACAGCAGCGGGACGTGTACGTTTTACGGTACTGCCAACTCCAATCAGATGTTGCTTGAGATGATGGGCCTTCAGCTCCCGAATGGCTCTTTTGTCAACACTAATACCCCTTTGCGCGAAGCGCTCACCCAAGAAGCGGCTAGAACGCTCCTTACCCTCATTGAGGGGCGCGGCGAGTACAAACCGATCGGGGGACTGATCGATGAACGGAGTTTTGTCAACGCGATCGTCGGGCTGATGGCGACGGGCGGCTCTACCAATCACACCATCCATTTGATCGCTATGGCCAAAGCGGCGGGAATATGGCTGAATTGGGACGATTTTGATGCGATCTCAAAAGTGACGCCGCTGTTGTGCCGTATGTATCCCAACGGCCAAGCCGACGTGAACCATTTTCGCGATGCCGGGGGGATGAGTGTCGTTATTTCGCAGCTTTTGGAGGGGGGACTCGTCCATTCGGATGTGGAAACGGTAGTCGGCAGAGGGCTTGAACGCTATATCGTGGAACCCTCTATTTCAAACGGTGCCTTCGGATTTATGTCGGGGGCACGTTTGTCACGTAATAAGGAAGTCATTTCATCGGTTGCAGAGCCTTTTAGCGATGAAGGGGGCTTGAAACTCCTGTGCGGCAATCTCGGACGCAGTATCATCAAAACCTCTGCACTCAAACCCGCGGGATATCTGATCGAAGCCGATGCGATTGTATTTGAGTCTCAAGAAGAGCTGCAAAGTGCGTTCAAACGCGGAGAACTGGAACGCGACTTTATCGCTGTGGTCCGTTTTCAGGGGCCAAAAGCGAACGGTATGCCTGAACTTCACGGCTTGATGCCTCCGTTGGGACTGTTGCAGGATCGCGGATTCCATGTGGCTGTTGTGACCGACGGCCGGATGTCGGGGGCTTCGGGAAAAGTCCCTTCGGCCATCCACCTTACGCCCGAAGCGGCGAAGGGGGGAATTTTGGCCAAAGTGATGAACGGTGATCGGATGCGGCTCGATGTCGAAAACGGCACATTGGAGTTGTTGGTTTCCGCAGAAGAACTGGAATCACGAACCTTGCTTCATCCTGATCTAAGCGGCAACCGTCACGGCTTCGGACGTGAATTGTTCAGTACGATCCGCGCTTCGGTTTCGAGCGCGGAAGAGGGCGGATCGATATTTGATACCGTCGGAAAGGAGAGAGGATGA
- the eda gene encoding bifunctional 4-hydroxy-2-oxoglutarate aldolase/2-dehydro-3-deoxy-phosphogluconate aldolase yields MNPRDIMGISPIVPVIALERAEDALPLADALMEGGIFIMEITLRTDAGLAAIAAIAAERPQMHVGAGTVLNRASFTQAVEHGAQFVFSPGISEELMQSSRELNTPFIPGVATASEVMMAYNGGFEQCKLFPATIAGGIEALKAFAGPFGSMQFCPTGGVNGENFTDFLKLGNVLCVGGSWIVPKDAIAHKDFQAITRLCKEAFERLS; encoded by the coding sequence ATGAATCCCCGTGACATTATGGGAATTTCCCCGATCGTTCCCGTCATCGCACTGGAGAGGGCGGAAGATGCATTGCCTCTGGCGGATGCATTGATGGAAGGGGGGATATTTATCATGGAAATTACCCTCCGTACCGATGCGGGGCTCGCAGCGATTGCAGCGATTGCAGCCGAGCGTCCGCAGATGCATGTCGGTGCGGGAACCGTGTTGAACCGTGCATCGTTCACCCAAGCGGTGGAGCATGGGGCGCAGTTCGTTTTTAGCCCCGGTATCAGCGAAGAGCTGATGCAGAGCTCCCGAGAGCTGAATACTCCGTTTATCCCCGGTGTCGCTACCGCTTCGGAGGTAATGATGGCGTATAACGGAGGCTTCGAGCAATGTAAACTTTTTCCTGCCACGATTGCAGGGGGAATAGAGGCGCTTAAAGCGTTTGCGGGACCGTTTGGTTCCATGCAGTTTTGTCCGACGGGCGGAGTGAATGGTGAGAATTTTACCGATTTTTTAAAGCTCGGTAATGTACTATGTGTGGGAGGAAGCTGGATTGTTCCTAAAGATGCCATAGCGCACAAGGATTTTCAAGCAATCACCCGACTGTGCAAAGAGGCATTTGAGCGGTTAAGCTAA